In Ovis canadensis isolate MfBH-ARS-UI-01 breed Bighorn chromosome 3, ARS-UI_OviCan_v2, whole genome shotgun sequence, one DNA window encodes the following:
- the RPL7A gene encoding large ribosomal subunit protein eL8, which produces MPKGKKAKGKKVAPAPAVVKKQEAKKVVNPLFEKRPKNFGIGQDIQPKRDLTRFVKWPRYIRLQRQRAILYKRLKVPPAINQFTQALDRQTATQLLKLAHKYRPETKQEKKQRLLARAEKKAAGKGDVPTKRPPVLRAGVNTVTTLVENKKAQLVVIAHDVDPIELVVFLPALCRKMGVPYCIIKGKARLGRLVHRKTCTAVAFTQVNSEDKSALAKLVEAIRTNYNDRYDEIRRHWGGNVLGPKSVARIAKLEKAKAKELATKLG; this is translated from the exons CCGAAGGGAAAGAAGGCCAAGGGGAAGAAggtggccccggccccggccgtgGTGAAGAAGCAGGAGGCCAAGAAGGTGGTCAACCCCCTGTTCGAGAAGAGGCCCAAGAATTTTGGCATTG GACAGGACATCCAACCCAAGAGGGACCTCACCCGCTTTGTCAAATGGCCCCGCTACATCCGGCTGCAGCGGCAAAGGGCTATTCTCTATAAGCGGCTGAAAGTGCCTCCTGCGATTAACCAGTTCACCCAGGCCCTGGACAGACAGACAG CTACTCAGCTGCTTAAGCTGGCCCACAAGTACAGACCAGAGACGaagcaggagaagaagcagaGGCTGCTGGCCCGAGCTGAGAAGAAGGCTGCCGGCAAAGGTGATGTCCCCACCAAGAGGCCGCCTGTCCTCCGAGCAG GGGTCAACACTGTCACCACTCTGGTGGAGAACAAGAAGGCGCAGCTGGTGGTGATCGCTCACGACGTGGATCCCATCGAG CTCGTGGTCTTCCTGCCCGCCCTGTGCCGCAAGATGGGGGTCCCCTACTGCATCATCAAGGGCAAGGCCCGGCTGGGGCGCCTGGTCCACAGGAAGACGTGCACCGCCGTGGCCTTCACGCAGGTCAACTC GGAGGACAAGAGTGCCCTGGCGAAGCTGGTGGAGGCCATCAGGACCAATTACAATGACAGATACGACGAG ATCCGTCGTCACTGGGGAGGCAATGTCCTGGGGCCGAAGTCAGTGGCTCGCATCGCCAAGCTGGAAAAGGCGAAGGCTAAAGAGCTGGCCACCAAGCTGGGCTGA
- the SURF1 gene encoding surfeit locus protein 1 isoform X3: MAEPIPLPADPMELKNLEYRPVKVRGHFDHSKELYMMPRTMVDPAREAREAGRLSSAAESGAYVVTPFYCTELGITILVNRGFVPRRKVNPDTRQKGQVEGEVDLVGMVRLTETRKPFVPENNPERNHWHYRDLEAMARLTGAEPIFIDADFKSTVPGGPIGGQTRVTLRNEHLQYIITWYGLCAATSYLWCRKFLSRTPGM, from the exons CCCAATGGAACTGAAGAACCTGGAGTACAGGCCCGTGAAGGTCAGGGGGCACTTTGACCACTCCAAGGAGCTGTACATGATGCCGCGGACGATGGTGGACCCTGCCCGGGAGGCCCGGGAAGCTGGCCGGCTCTCATCAGCGGCCGAGAGCGGAGCCTACGTGGTCACTCCCTTCTACTGCACTGAGCTGGG AATCACCATTCTGGTAAACAGAGGGTTTGTACCCAGGAGGAAGGTGAATCCGGACACACGGCAAAAAGGCCAG GTTGAGGGAGAAGTCGATCTGGTGGGGATGGTGAGGCTCACAGAGACCAGGAAGCCTTTTGTCCCCGAGAATAACCCGGAGCGGAACCACTGGCATTACCGGGACCTGGAGGCAATGGCCAGGCTCACAGGCGCAGAGCCCATCTTCATCGACGCGGACTTCA AGAGCACAGTCCCTGGAGGGCCCATCGGAGGGCAGACCAGAGTCACCCTGCGGAACGAGCACCTGCAGTACATCATCACCTG GTACGGACTCTGTGCGGCCACATCGTACCTCTGGTGCAGGAAGTTCCTAAGTCGGACTCCTGGTATGTGA